One Cytobacillus luteolus genomic window carries:
- a CDS encoding metal-sensitive transcriptional regulator, with amino-acid sequence MEEIKEEQFDAEELDDCCSPHNERKSHHSDKTKKSLVSRLNRIEGQIRGVKGLIEKDTYCDDVITQISAIQSALNGVSKLLLEGHLKSCVLERIQEGDVEVLDEVLVTVHKLMKK; translated from the coding sequence ATGGAAGAAATCAAAGAGGAGCAATTCGACGCTGAAGAGTTAGATGATTGTTGTTCTCCCCACAATGAAAGAAAAAGTCACCATTCTGATAAGACGAAAAAAAGTCTTGTTAGCCGCCTAAATCGAATTGAAGGTCAAATAAGAGGAGTAAAGGGTCTCATCGAGAAGGATACTTATTGCGATGATGTAATTACCCAGATCTCTGCCATTCAATCAGCCTTAAATGGCGTTAGTAAATTATTGCTTGAAGGCCATTTGAAAAGCTGTGTATTAGAGCGAATCCAAGAAGGCGATGTAGAAGTCTTAGATGAAGTATTAGTAACCGTTCATAAATTAATGAAGAAGTAA
- a CDS encoding zinc-dependent alcohol dehydrogenase — translation MKAVTYQGKYSVAVKEVEDAKLEKKDDIIVRITSTAICGSDLHLYQGNMPLPIGYVIGHEPMGIVEEVGPEVTKVKKGDRVVVPFNVSCGHCYYCNHDLTSQCDNSNPHYDSGGYFGYTEKFGNHPGGQAEYLKVPFGNFTPFVVPESCELEDESLLFLSDVLPTAYWSVEHAGVKKDDTVIVLGCGPVGLMAQKFAWMKGAKRVIAVDYLDYRMNRAKQINNVEVFEFTDYPDMGEHLKEITSGGADVVIDCVGMDGKKSPLEFIEQKLKLQGGTLGPIQISTKAVRKGGTVQLTGVYGGNYNLFPLGAFFSRNITLKMGQAPVIPIMPKLYDMIVDKKFDPKEIITHSMSLEEASKGYQIFNGHEDDCIKVVLKP, via the coding sequence ATGAAGGCAGTTACATATCAAGGGAAGTATAGTGTAGCAGTAAAAGAAGTTGAAGATGCAAAATTAGAGAAAAAAGATGATATTATTGTGAGGATCACCTCTACTGCTATATGTGGTTCAGACCTGCACTTATATCAAGGGAATATGCCACTACCGATTGGCTATGTGATAGGGCATGAGCCGATGGGAATTGTAGAAGAAGTAGGACCTGAGGTAACAAAGGTTAAAAAGGGAGACCGAGTCGTTGTGCCTTTCAATGTGTCATGCGGTCATTGTTATTATTGTAATCATGATTTAACAAGTCAATGTGATAATTCAAACCCCCATTATGATTCAGGTGGGTACTTTGGCTATACAGAGAAGTTTGGAAATCATCCTGGGGGACAGGCAGAGTATTTAAAGGTACCTTTTGGGAACTTTACACCATTTGTTGTACCAGAATCATGTGAATTGGAAGATGAGTCCCTTCTTTTTTTATCAGATGTCTTACCTACTGCATATTGGAGTGTAGAACATGCGGGAGTGAAGAAGGATGATACCGTAATTGTGCTAGGGTGTGGTCCTGTTGGGTTAATGGCTCAAAAGTTTGCATGGATGAAAGGTGCAAAACGAGTTATTGCTGTAGATTATTTGGATTATCGTATGAATCGTGCAAAACAAATAAACAATGTTGAAGTCTTTGAATTTACAGACTACCCTGACATGGGTGAACATTTAAAAGAGATAACAAGTGGTGGAGCAGATGTAGTGATTGATTGTGTGGGGATGGATGGCAAGAAATCACCTCTTGAATTTATAGAACAAAAGTTAAAACTTCAAGGTGGTACACTTGGACCTATTCAAATCTCAACAAAAGCAGTTAGAAAAGGTGGAACCGTACAACTAACAGGAGTGTATGGCGGTAACTACAATCTCTTCCCATTAGGTGCTTTCTTTTCAAGAAACATTACATTAAAGATGGGACAGGCCCCTGTGATTCCAATTATGCCGAAATTGTATGATATGATCGTGGATAAAAAATTTGATCCAAAAGAAATCATTACACATAGTATGTCTCTCGAAGAAGCTAGTAAAGGATATCAAATTTTCAATGGCCATGAAGATGATTGCATAAAGGTTGTTTTAAAACCATAA
- a CDS encoding YjcZ family sporulation protein, with amino-acid sequence MSGTVAGAGYGGGFALIVVLFILLIIVGAAYVGYGY; translated from the coding sequence ATGAGTGGAACAGTTGCAGGAGCAGGATATGGTGGCGGATTCGCGTTAATCGTAGTATTATTCATTCTGCTTATCATTGTAGGAGCAGCATACGTTGGTTATGGTTACTAA
- a CDS encoding DNA-3-methyladenine glycosylase I gives MNRCGWVNQDPLYIDYHDHEWGVPVYDDRLLFEYLNLEGAQAGLSWYTILKKRENYRAAFDQFQPEKIVQYDQHKVGELLQNSGIVRNRLKVNAVITNAHAYFKVVGEFGSFSKYIWSFVDGAPIQNHFKEMKDVPVTTEISDRMSKDLKIRGFKFVGSTICYAFMQAVGMVNDHIVTCASYKKG, from the coding sequence ATGAACAGATGTGGCTGGGTCAATCAGGATCCTTTATATATTGATTATCATGACCATGAGTGGGGTGTTCCCGTTTATGATGATCGTTTACTATTCGAGTATTTAAACTTAGAAGGAGCACAAGCGGGTTTAAGTTGGTACACCATTTTAAAAAAGCGTGAGAACTATCGAGCTGCGTTTGATCAATTTCAACCTGAGAAAATTGTCCAATATGATCAACACAAAGTGGGGGAACTTTTGCAAAACTCAGGAATAGTTCGTAATAGACTAAAGGTAAACGCAGTCATTACAAATGCTCACGCCTATTTTAAAGTGGTAGGTGAATTTGGATCCTTTAGTAAATACATATGGTCATTTGTGGATGGAGCCCCTATCCAAAATCATTTTAAAGAAATGAAAGATGTACCAGTTACAACTGAAATTAGTGATAGAATGAGTAAGGATTTAAAGATACGAGGCTTTAAATTCGTAGGATCAACAATCTGTTATGCATTCATGCAAGCAGTTGGTATGGTAAATGATCATATCGTTACATGTGCGAGTTATAAAAAGGGATAA
- a CDS encoding D-alanyl-D-alanine carboxypeptidase family protein yields the protein MKYYSIFLMLTISVFFFFPAYHYAEDNSPSVQSESAVLMDAKTGSILYEKNSSARMYPASVTKIATAIVAIEEGKLDDIVTVSENARYVEGTRVYLEPGEQVSLIKLVQGLLINSGNDAGVAIAEHMDGSVEDFSKRMNQFLKEKVGIHDTNFVNPHGLYHDQHYTTAYDIALLTSYALKNDTFKEIFSTNELEWKGESWDTVIYNHHEMLTHRPYEGIVGGKNGYVQKSGHTLATVAERENLTLVAVTMKTNLKSIIYKDTAALLDYGFENFKTTVIPSTKVFKDKQNNNYYPTNSVYYTHKINEIIKQKVTNEGELLIKGEDNRVLSVTKLNPVAKLSDRPVSVLASTSIEKEQGESKNLVLLVSFIIVTGSLFGIFIYSKKMTRQRQRDPSN from the coding sequence ATGAAATATTATAGTATATTCCTTATGCTCACTATTTCAGTGTTTTTTTTCTTTCCAGCTTATCACTATGCTGAAGATAATTCTCCTTCAGTACAGAGTGAAAGCGCTGTATTAATGGATGCGAAAACAGGTTCTATTTTATATGAAAAGAACAGTAGTGCAAGAATGTATCCTGCAAGTGTCACAAAAATAGCTACGGCAATTGTTGCAATTGAAGAAGGTAAGCTAGATGACATTGTGACAGTCAGCGAAAATGCTAGGTATGTTGAGGGGACACGTGTTTATTTAGAGCCTGGGGAACAGGTATCTTTAATAAAGCTTGTTCAAGGCCTGCTAATTAACTCAGGAAATGATGCGGGTGTTGCTATTGCTGAACATATGGATGGGTCAGTTGAAGACTTTTCAAAGAGAATGAATCAATTCTTGAAGGAAAAAGTAGGCATTCATGATACGAATTTTGTTAATCCACATGGACTTTATCATGATCAGCACTATACGACTGCGTATGATATTGCTTTGCTTACTAGTTATGCTTTAAAAAATGATACTTTCAAAGAGATATTTAGCACAAATGAGCTTGAATGGAAAGGCGAAAGCTGGGACACCGTTATTTATAATCATCATGAGATGCTTACTCATCGCCCCTATGAAGGTATAGTAGGTGGGAAAAATGGCTATGTTCAAAAATCAGGACATACCTTGGCAACTGTTGCCGAACGAGAAAATCTTACTCTAGTAGCAGTCACTATGAAAACAAATCTTAAAAGTATTATTTATAAGGATACAGCAGCTCTTTTGGACTATGGTTTTGAAAATTTTAAGACTACAGTTATTCCATCAACCAAAGTATTTAAAGATAAACAGAATAATAACTATTACCCAACTAACTCTGTTTACTATACTCATAAAATAAATGAAATTATTAAACAAAAGGTTACAAACGAAGGTGAACTTCTGATTAAGGGAGAGGACAATCGGGTGCTTTCAGTAACTAAGCTAAACCCCGTCGCAAAACTAAGTGATCGACCCGTCTCAGTTTTAGCCTCCACGAGTATAGAAAAAGAACAGGGAGAATCAAAGAATCTTGTATTACTAGTCTCTTTCATTATCGTAACTGGTAGCTTATTTGGCATATTTATTTATTCTAAAAAAATGACTAGACAAAGACAAAGAGACCCCTCTAATTAA
- a CDS encoding glycosyltransferase family 2 protein, with amino-acid sequence MIEPKLTIVVPCYNEEEMLPETFICLGEFLEELISSKMISEQSKLLFVDDGSKDKTWSLIYKAGLANPLIKGLKLSKNVGHQNALLAGLFTAKEHSDCMVSIDADLQDDVTVIKDFVQKFTEGYEIVYGVRRERSTDTFFKRNTALGFYRLMKKMGVDLIYNHADFRLMSKRAVEELEKFEETNFFLRGIVPLIGFQSTEVFYNRKERFAGETKYPLRKMLSFALDGITSFSVTPIRFISLIGFLSFFISLVFGAYFLLLKLTGNTTTGWTSLITSIWLIGGLQLIGVGLIGEYVGKIYKEAKRRPKFIIDINTFNLALKSGQTLTVEKEQEQLGFTGLPKTN; translated from the coding sequence TTGATTGAACCTAAGCTAACAATCGTAGTACCGTGTTATAACGAAGAAGAAATGCTTCCCGAAACATTTATTTGTTTGGGGGAGTTTTTGGAAGAATTGATATCCTCAAAAATGATATCAGAACAAAGCAAGCTTTTATTTGTTGATGATGGTAGTAAGGATAAAACATGGTCACTTATTTACAAAGCAGGCTTAGCCAACCCTTTGATAAAAGGGTTAAAGCTTTCAAAAAATGTCGGCCATCAAAATGCGTTACTTGCTGGACTGTTTACTGCAAAAGAGCATTCTGATTGCATGGTTTCGATTGATGCAGATCTTCAGGATGATGTTACTGTTATTAAAGATTTTGTTCAGAAATTTACAGAGGGTTATGAGATTGTGTATGGTGTTCGAAGAGAACGTAGCACAGACACTTTCTTCAAGCGAAATACTGCACTGGGATTTTATAGACTTATGAAAAAAATGGGCGTTGATCTCATTTATAATCATGCGGATTTTCGACTTATGAGCAAGCGAGCCGTAGAGGAATTAGAGAAATTTGAAGAGACGAACTTTTTTCTCAGAGGAATTGTACCGCTCATTGGCTTTCAGTCGACAGAGGTGTTCTATAACCGTAAAGAACGCTTCGCAGGAGAAACAAAATACCCCTTACGGAAAATGTTATCTTTTGCTCTTGATGGGATTACATCTTTTAGTGTCACACCAATTCGTTTTATTTCACTAATTGGCTTTTTGTCTTTTTTTATTAGTTTAGTATTCGGAGCCTATTTTTTACTGTTGAAATTAACAGGAAATACGACTACAGGTTGGACTTCTTTAATTACTTCCATTTGGTTAATCGGGGGATTGCAATTAATTGGTGTTGGGCTAATAGGGGAATATGTAGGTAAGATATATAAAGAAGCAAAGCGAAGACCGAAGTTTATCATTGATATTAATACATTTAACCTAGCGCTTAAATCTGGACAAACACTTACTGTAGAAAAGGAGCAAGAACAGCTTGGTTTTACTGGCCTACCTAAAACAAATTAA
- a CDS encoding heavy metal translocating P-type ATPase has product MSTTKDTSLQITGMTCAACANRIEKGLKKLEGVEEANVNFALERSQIKYNPEVTNIEAFQKKIQSLGFDVVMEKADFNVTGMTCAACSARIEKGLNKLEGVTKATVNLALETASVEYNPSLLNKTDIVKRVEKLGYGAAVKDEKGQESEDHRAKEIEIQTGKFIFSLILSLPLLWAMVGHFSFTAFIYVPDMFMNPWVQLALATPVQFIVGKQFYVGAYKALRNKSANMDVLVALGTSAAYFYSVYLSFLSIGSNAHMVELYYETSAILITLIILGKLFEARAKGKSSEAIKKLMGLQAKKATVFRDGVEVEVELEDVIVGDIIYIKPGEKVPVDGEIVEGRSALDESMLTGESVPVDKTIGDHVIGATINKNGFLKVKATKVGRDTALAQIIKVVEEAQGSKAPIQRMADQISGIFVPIVVGIAIITFLVWYFVVSPGDFANALENMIAVLVIACPCALGLATPTSIMAGSGRSAEFGILFKGGEHLEMTHKITTVILDKTGTVTKGTPTLTDVLLTSNQNETELLQLIGTAEKQSEHPLAEAIVAGIKEKGIEFKETESFEAIPGFGIKAVIDGKEVVIGTRKLMAQHQIELGDALITMEQLEESGKTAMLVAIDGLYTGIVAVADTIKETSQAAVARLKNMGIEVIMITGDNQRTAEAIAKEAGIDHVIAEVLPEGKAEEVKKLQNQGKKVAMVGDGINDAPALATADIGMAIGTGTDVAMEAADITLIRGDLNSIADAIYMSKKTIRNIKQNLFWAFGYNTLGIPVAAVGFLAPWLAGAAMAFSSVSVVLNALRLQKVKLNK; this is encoded by the coding sequence ATGAGTACAACAAAAGATACAAGTTTGCAAATTACAGGTATGACATGTGCAGCATGTGCCAACCGGATCGAAAAAGGACTAAAAAAGCTTGAGGGTGTAGAAGAGGCAAATGTTAACTTTGCTTTAGAACGTTCACAAATCAAATATAATCCAGAAGTCACCAACATTGAAGCATTTCAAAAGAAAATCCAGTCTCTTGGCTTTGATGTTGTAATGGAAAAAGCTGACTTTAATGTTACCGGAATGACTTGTGCAGCTTGTTCTGCACGAATTGAGAAGGGCTTAAATAAACTTGAAGGTGTTACGAAAGCGACTGTAAATCTTGCTTTGGAAACAGCATCGGTTGAGTATAATCCATCATTATTAAATAAAACGGATATTGTTAAGCGTGTTGAAAAGTTAGGGTATGGGGCAGCGGTGAAGGATGAAAAGGGTCAAGAGTCTGAAGATCACAGAGCAAAGGAAATTGAAATTCAGACTGGAAAATTCATCTTTTCATTAATCCTTTCCCTGCCGCTTCTATGGGCAATGGTTGGCCACTTTAGCTTTACAGCTTTTATTTATGTACCTGATATGTTCATGAATCCCTGGGTACAGCTAGCACTAGCTACACCTGTCCAATTTATTGTCGGTAAACAATTTTATGTCGGAGCGTACAAAGCACTTCGGAATAAGAGTGCAAACATGGATGTACTAGTAGCATTAGGTACTTCTGCAGCTTATTTTTATAGTGTGTATTTATCCTTTCTATCGATCGGTTCAAATGCTCATATGGTTGAACTTTACTATGAAACAAGTGCGATTTTAATCACTCTGATTATTCTAGGGAAACTATTTGAGGCTCGTGCAAAAGGGAAATCCTCTGAAGCTATTAAGAAGTTAATGGGATTACAAGCTAAAAAAGCAACGGTTTTCCGTGATGGCGTTGAAGTAGAGGTTGAGTTAGAGGATGTAATTGTTGGAGATATCATTTATATAAAACCAGGAGAAAAAGTTCCTGTTGACGGTGAAATCGTAGAAGGTAGATCTGCACTAGATGAATCTATGTTGACGGGAGAAAGTGTGCCGGTCGACAAAACCATTGGAGATCATGTTATCGGAGCGACAATAAATAAAAATGGATTTTTAAAAGTAAAGGCAACAAAGGTTGGTAGAGACACAGCTCTTGCTCAAATTATTAAAGTGGTAGAGGAAGCTCAAGGATCAAAAGCACCAATCCAGCGCATGGCTGACCAAATCTCTGGTATTTTCGTACCTATTGTAGTTGGTATTGCGATTATAACCTTCCTTGTTTGGTACTTTGTAGTTAGCCCAGGCGATTTTGCGAATGCATTAGAAAATATGATTGCAGTTTTAGTTATTGCATGTCCATGTGCTTTAGGGTTAGCGACTCCAACTTCAATTATGGCAGGCTCAGGTCGCTCTGCAGAATTTGGTATTTTGTTTAAAGGTGGAGAACACCTTGAAATGACACACAAAATCACAACAGTAATCCTTGATAAAACAGGGACAGTAACAAAAGGAACACCAACATTAACAGATGTACTTTTAACGTCAAATCAAAATGAAACGGAACTACTTCAGTTAATTGGAACAGCAGAAAAGCAATCAGAGCATCCATTAGCAGAAGCAATCGTTGCTGGTATAAAAGAAAAAGGAATTGAGTTTAAAGAAACCGAAAGCTTTGAAGCAATTCCGGGTTTTGGAATTAAAGCAGTTATTGATGGAAAAGAAGTAGTCATTGGAACACGTAAACTGATGGCTCAACATCAAATTGAACTTGGTGATGCACTTATTACAATGGAACAACTAGAGGAAAGTGGAAAAACGGCTATGCTTGTAGCCATTGATGGACTGTATACAGGGATTGTCGCTGTAGCCGATACAATCAAAGAAACCTCTCAAGCAGCAGTTGCTCGTCTGAAAAACATGGGAATTGAAGTGATTATGATTACTGGCGATAACCAAAGAACAGCAGAAGCAATTGCAAAAGAGGCAGGCATAGACCACGTTATTGCTGAAGTTTTACCTGAAGGAAAAGCAGAAGAAGTGAAAAAATTGCAGAATCAAGGTAAAAAGGTAGCGATGGTTGGAGACGGAATTAATGATGCACCGGCGTTAGCGACTGCTGATATCGGTATGGCTATTGGAACAGGGACAGATGTAGCAATGGAGGCTGCAGATATTACACTAATTCGTGGAGATCTTAACAGTATTGCAGACGCTATCTATATGAGTAAAAAGACGATTCGAAATATCAAACAAAACCTATTCTGGGCATTTGGATATAATACTCTCGGGATTCCTGTAGCAGCAGTTGGATTCCTTGCTCCATGGTTAGCCGGAGCTGCAATGGCTTTCAGCTCAGTATCAGTGGTACTCAATGCATTAAGGCTTCAAAAAGTTAAACTAAATAAGTAA
- the copZ gene encoding copper chaperone CopZ — MEKVTLKVSGMSCGHCVKAVEGSVGELNGVSTVTVNLNEGTVDVEFNASEVSLDAIKETIDDQGYDVA; from the coding sequence ATGGAAAAAGTTACATTAAAAGTTAGTGGTATGTCGTGTGGACATTGTGTCAAAGCAGTTGAAGGTAGTGTTGGTGAATTGAATGGAGTTAGTACTGTAACAGTTAACTTAAACGAAGGTACTGTAGATGTAGAATTTAATGCGAGTGAAGTATCTCTAGATGCTATTAAAGAAACGATTGATGATCAAGGATACGATGTGGCATAA
- a CDS encoding GtrA family protein — translation MVLLAYLKQINPFFRFLLVGVVNTLIGLSSIFIMMHLLGINYWGSTFTGNTLGAIFSYFLNRSFTFQSKASISTSSVQFVIVIVSCYMFSYYTGDLIARHIHQAIELITLDKRDLAVFIGTGIYTITNYVGQKLIVFRKL, via the coding sequence TTGGTTTTACTGGCCTACCTAAAACAAATTAATCCTTTTTTCCGTTTTCTTTTGGTAGGGGTGGTGAACACGCTAATCGGTCTCTCTTCTATTTTTATCATGATGCATTTGCTTGGAATAAACTATTGGGGCTCCACCTTTACGGGAAACACACTTGGTGCGATTTTTAGCTATTTTTTAAATAGATCCTTTACCTTTCAAAGTAAAGCGTCGATTTCAACAAGTTCGGTACAATTTGTAATTGTAATCGTAAGCTGTTACATGTTTTCGTATTATACTGGTGATTTAATTGCCCGTCATATCCATCAAGCAATTGAGTTAATAACGCTAGATAAACGCGACTTAGCAGTGTTCATTGGGACGGGAATTTATACGATAACAAATTATGTTGGTCAGAAGCTGATTGTGTTTAGAAAACTTTGA